GTCCGGCACGGAGGCGCCGGCACAATCTGGGAGGAAACCGATGGGTTTGGTTAAACTGGCCGCGGCAGCGCTCGCCGCGGGTGCGACGTTCTTTGCCTTTTCCGCGCAGGCCGACGGAAATCTCAATCTGATCTGTTCGGCCGACGTGGTGATCTGCGAGCAGATGAAGGGCGCCTTCGAAAAGAAGACCGGCATCTCCGTCAACATGGTTCGCCTGTCTTCCGGCGAAACCTATGCGAAGATCCGGGCCGAGGCGCGCAACCCCAAGACGGACATCTGGTGGGCGGGCACCGGCGACCCGCATCTGCAGGCCGCCTCCGAGGGACTGACGCTCGAATACAAGTCGCCGATGCTCGGCGAATTGCATGAATGGGCCGTCAAGCAGGCCGAGAGTGCCGACTACCGCACGGTCGGCGTCTATGCCGGCGCGCTCGGCTGGGGCTACAACACGGAGATCTTCAAGCAGAAGAACCTGAAGGAGCCGAAGTGCTGGGCGGACCTGCTCGATCCGTCCTTCAAGGGTGAAGTCCAGATTGCCAATCCCAATTCTTCCGGCACCGCCTATACCGCGCTCGCAACGCTCGTTCAGATCATGGGCGAGGACGAGGCTTTCGACTATCTGAAGAAGCTGAACGCAAACGTGTCGCAATACACGAAGTCCGGGTCCGCACCGGTGAAGGCCGCGGCGCGGGGGGAAACGGCAATCGGCATCGTGTTCATGCACGATGCGGTGGCGCAGACGGTGGAAGGCTTCCCGGTGAAGTCCGTGGCGCCCTGCGAAGGCACCGGCTATGAAATCGGCTCGATGTCGATCATCAAGGGCGCAAAGAACCTCGAGAGCGCCAAAAAGTGGTATGACTGGGCGCTCTCCGCCGACGTGCAGTCTAGTATGAAGGAGGCAAAATCGTTCCAGCTTCCTTCCAACAAGACGGCCAAGGTGCCGGAAGAGGCGCCTAAGTTCGAGGACATCAAGCTGATCGATTACGACTTCAAGACCTACGGCGATCCGGCCAAACGCAAAGAGCTCCTGGAGCGCTGGGACCGGGAGATCGGCGCAGCCGCGAACTGATCGCGCAACGCGCCTTTCAAACGGATTCGAGCCGTCGGGAAACCGTCGGCTCGACTCCGGCAATCTCGGCCAGATGAGCTGTTCCGCTCGCATCGCGTTCTTTTCTAACGGCAGCGATGTCGCTTGTATTCGGAACAACTCATCGTGACACGGCGGCACGGACAGCCCATCCATGAAAACCCACAACCGCAGACTGGATATCGCGCTGGCTCTCGGGCTTGCCGCCTTCGTCCTCCTTCCCTGGTACAGGATCGACGGCGGTTTCTTCGGCTTCGGCTGGCTTTCCGCCTTTCCGGAAGAACCGGCCGCAGCGCCGGGTCTCCTTCAGATCGCTTCCTTCGGTAAATGGTGGCTTATACTTCCGGCGCTGGCCATGATGGTCGCCGCCGCTGCTCGCCTCATCGGCGATCCCGCGCGGCGAGGAAGCTTCCTTGCCTGGACAGGCGCAGGCGGCATCGCCGTTCTGGCTCTTCAGGGCCTCGCCATCGGCTTTTCCGGCTGGAACTGGACGATCAGCGAAGCGCTGTTCGGCGCGCTTGCGGACGGCCAGCCCTCGATGGGCGCGGGAGCGGTGCTCGCGGCGCTCGTCTTCGTCCTCCTTTTCGCCTTCGGGCTGGCCGAACGCGGCGTGATGAAGGGCGACGCCTTCGTCGTCTCGGCCATCTCGATGCTTGTCTTTCTCGTCGCCGTCTTCGTCTTCTACCCTGTCGGGAGCATGCTGGTCGGCGCCTTCCAGGATTTCGACGGCTCCTTCAATCCGGAAGGCTTCACCCGCAATATCGTGGATCCGTCGATCTGGAGTCTCGACTGCGTCGTCGGCGGCGGGCGTTGCGGGATCGCCTGGCGGACTTTCTGGCTGGCGGTGATGACCGCGGGCGGCTCGACCATCCTCGGCCTTGCCTTCGCACTGGTCGCGACCCGTACCGGCTTCCGTTACAAACGGAGCCTCCGGCTGTTGACGGTGCTGCCGATCATCACGCCGCCCTTCGTGGTCGGCCTCGCCCTCACTCTGCTCTTCGGTCGTTCAGGCGTCATCACCGAAGCCCTGTCCACGCTGATCGGCGTCGAGCCCGGCCGCTGGCTCTATGGCCTCACCGGCATCTGGATTGCGCAGGTCCTGTCCTTCACGCCCATCTCCTTCCTTGTGCTGATCGGCGTCGCCGAAGGCGTCAGCCCGTCGATGGAGGAGGCGTCGCAGACGCTGAGGGCGGACCGCTGGCGCACCTTCTGGCGCATCTCGCTGCCGCTGATGAAGCCAGGGCTTGCCAATGCATTCCTCATCGGTTTCATCGAAAGCATGGCCGATTTCGGAAATCCGCTGGTGCTGGGCGGCAGCCATGGCGTTCTTTCGACGGAAATTTTCTTCGCCGTCGTCGGCTCGCAGAACGATCCCTCCCGCGCCGCCGTGCTCGCCATCATTCTCCTGTGTTTCACGCTGACGGCCTTTTTGGCGCAGCGCTTCTGGCTTTCGGGAAAGAGCTTCGCGACGGTTACCGGCAAGGGCGACAGCGGCAGTCACGCCGCCCTGCCGCGCACGGTTTCAATCGCGGTCCATGCCCTGGTCATCCCCTGGGCGCTCTTCACGCTCGTCGTTTACGGCATGATCCTCGTCGGCGGCTTCGTGAAGACCTGGGGGCTGGACAACTCGCTGACGCTCACCCACTACGTCAAGGCATTCTCCGTCGAGTTCCGCGACGGCGGCATCGCCTGGACAGGCGTTGCCTGGAACTCCTTCTGGACGACGATGGAGATTGCCCTGATATCGGCACCGCTCACGGCAGCCGTCGGGCTCCTGACCGCCTATCTGATCGTGCGCCAGAGGTTCGCCGGCCGCGAACTCTTCGAGTTCGCCCTGATGATGAGCTTCGCCATTCCGGGGACTGTCATCGGCATCAGCTACATCATGGCCTTCAACCTGCCACCGCTCGAAATGACCGGCAGCGCTCTGATCCTCGTTGCCTGTTTCGTCTTCCGCAACATGCCCGTCGGCGTGCGCGGCGGGGTGGCGGCAATGAGCCAGCTCGACAGAAGCCTCGACGAGGCATCTCTGACGCTCCGGGCCGATAGCTTCCGCACCATCCGCAAGATCATTCTGCCGCTCTTGCGCCCGGCGATCACGGCCGCCCTCGTCTATTCCTTCGTGCGCGCGATCACTTCGATCAGCGCCGTCATCTTCCTGGTCAGCGCCGAGTACAACATGGCGACGGCCTATATCGTCGGGCTGGTCGAAAACGGCGAATACGGCGTGGCGATCGCCTATTCCTCCATGCTGATCGTGGTGATGATATCGGTCATCGCCTGCTTCCAGCTTGTCGTCGGCGAACGCAGGCTTCGGCGCGAAAACCGCGTCCAGGCCGTTGCCCGCGCGCCCGCTCCCCTTCCCCAGGAGAAAACCGCATGACCGTCGTGGCTCCCGGTTCCGTCGTCTTCCGGAACATATGCAAGAAGTTCGGTGTCTTCACCGCCATTCCCGACCTGTCGCTGACCATCGAACCAGGCACGCTCGTCACCTTGCTCGGACCCTCCGGCTGCGGCAAGACGACGACGCTTCGGATGCTGGCCGGACTCGAACATCCGACATCCGGCCGCATCCTGATCGGCGGCAAGGACGTGACGATGCTGCCCGCAAATGAGCGCGACGTCTCGATGGTCTTCCAGTCCTATGCTCTCTTCCCACACATGAACGCCCTCGACAACGTGGCCTACGGCCTGGAGTCGTCAGGCATGAAGCGCAAGGAAGCGCGCGAAAGAGCCGAGGAAGGACTGGCCCTGGTCGGCCTGCCCGGCATGGGCCAGCGCCTGCCGGCCGAGCTCTCCGGCGGGCAGCAGCAGCGCGTCGCGGTCGCCCGTGCACTGGTGCTGGAGCCACAGGTTCTTCTCCTCGACGAGCCGCTGTCAAATCTCGATGCAAGGCTGAGGCGCCGCGTGCGGACCGAAATTCGCGAACTGCAGCAGCGGCTCGGTTTCACCGCGGTCTATGTCACGCACGATCAGGACGAAGCCCTCGCCGTCTCCGACCGCATCATCGTGATGAAGGACGGGAGCATAGCCCAGGAGGGCGCCCCGCGCGAACTCTACGAAACGCCGGCCTCCGCCTTCATCGCCGACTTCATGGGCGAAGCCAATGTCGTTGCCTGCGACGTGATCGACGTCGACGGTCACGAGGCCACGATCCGTGTGGAACGGCTGACGCATCGCGTGAGCGGCCGCGGAATGCGCCCCGGACCGGCGAAGCTTGCGGTGCGCCCGAACGCGATCACGCTGGAGCCGTCCGCAGCCGGCAGTTTTTCAGGCGAGATCACCCATACGGCCTATCTCGGCGATCATGTGGAGTACGAAGTCAAGACGGCAGCCGGGACGCTCTTCGTGGTCGACCCGGCGGTGGAGCGGGCACTTGCGCCCCAAACGAATGTGGCAATCGCCTTCAAGGAGCGCGGCATTGCCCTCATCAACGGTTAGCCCCGGCAATTTGCAACCAAGGATTCCCTCATGACTTCTCACGTCGTCCCCGGGCTCGAAGCCCGCCTGGCACTGGCCGAAACCATCGGGCGCGAGGCGGGCGCAATGGCGCTCGATTTTTTCGCTCGCCGCGAAACGCTAATCATCGAAACGAAGCGCGACCCGCAGGACCTGGTTTCCATTGCCGATCGCGAAGTCGAAAATCTCATCCGCGATCGGATCGCGGAAGCGTACCCGGACGACGGCGTGCTCGGTGAGGAATATGGTCTCGTTCCCGGCCGCTCAGGCTTCACATGGGCGGTCGATCCGATCGACGGCACGAGCCCTTTCGTCAACGGCATGCCCAACTGGTGCGTCTCCATCGCCCTCGTTCATGCCGGCATACCTGTGGTGGGGGTCATCGCCGCACCATCCCACGGTGAACTCTACGCGGCGGCACTCGGCCTCGGCGCGCGTCTCAACGGCAAGGCACTCACGCTCGATGGTTCGCGCACCATTCGCAACCACGTGACCGGGCTCGGCGCCAACAACTATGTCAAGCCGGCTTTCGTCGGACAGATGGTGGAAAACCTGCTGGAGGCCGGCGGCACCTTCATGCGCAACGGTTCCGGCGCACTCATGCTTGCCTATGTCGCCGCCGGCCGCCTGGTGGGCTATTACGAGCCCTATATGCACGCATGGGATTGTCTCGCCGGCTACTGTCTCGTCCAGGAAGCGGGCGGCTGGCACCTGCCCTTCCCCACTGAGGGAGAGAGTTTGACCCGCGGCTCGATCGTCCTTGCCGCCGCGCCCGGCGCAGTCGACGACCTGAGGAAGCTTGCGGGCGTCTGACACTCGCGACCATGCTGAATTGGGATTGCTGCCTGAACGGCACGGCTGCAACTTTGAGCTCGCCACGTTCTTGAACAGCCAAGGCATGCTCCTTGACCCGGGATTCGGCGTCCCCTATTTCAGCTCCATGGATATGACTGACCAGCTGCGGGCGCATTCGAAGTTAAATTCGACAAGGCTGGCGCTTCAGAGATTGGAACGCGGACGGGACCCGTGGGCGTTGCGCTGGCAGGCGCTGCTTGCCATCATCGACCTCAGCATCCTCGCCTTTTTCATCCTGGGCCCCTATCTGAGAGCGGGTCCGTCCTATCTCATCATCGACTACATCATCGCCGCATGGATCGGGTGCGAGCTCATCGCGAGAGCGTTGGCCGCGCCTTCGACCGAGCGTTTCCTCCGGCGGCCGATGACCTGGATCGATGTGGTCATTCTCGGCACGCTTCTCTTCCCCGACCTGCTGTTCAACTTCGCCTTCCTCAGGGTGATGCGCATCTGGGCGATCGGCAAGAGTCCGCTCCTGCTCGAAGGTCTTCGCCGCGCCGGGTGGTTGCATCTGCAGGATGTCTTCCGTGCCTGTCTGAACTTTCTCGTATTCCTCTTCGTCGTCACCGGCTTCGTATACACGACGTTCTTCTATCACCGGGAAGGCGGCGAAGGCTTTGTCGATGCACTCTATTTCACGGTGGCTACGATCACCACGACGGGCTTCGGGGACATCACCCTGCCGGGCACGCTCGGCAAGCTCACCTCGGTCATCACGATGATCGTCGGCATATCGCTGTTCGTAAGGCTCGCCCAGGCCGTTGTCAGACCCTACAAGGTCAGTTTCCCGTGCCCTCAATGCGGCTTGCAGAGGCACGACACCGACGCCGTCCACTGCAAGGCCTGCGGTCATCTGCTCAACATACCCGATGAGGGTGACTGAGATGTACGAGGCGCGAGTCTTTCAGTGTCTCAATGAAAAAATGAAAGGCCTTTGGATACTACGCATCTCCGCGTGAAAAACCGCTGCACCTAACCGTTCGTCTTGGCTGTCGCGACCGGCTCCGTGGTCAGATGAAAATCAACCATCTCCTTTTCAGTCAGGTAATAGAGCCGGTTCGGCGGTGTTTCGAGCGCGTTGATCCAGAGGCCGGGGCCGACTCCCATCGTATCGAGATGGCGGGCGACTCTGGCCGTGGTGGATTGTGCGAACGACATGGCTTGGGCCGGTGTCGGCCTTTCATCGCCGCCGCTGAAAACCTGATGCACGCCGATCAGTGCGTCCTTTTCCGCCACACGCGCGACACCCCCGGCAAAAACGATCGGGCAGGAAGACGCGCAGAGCGCCTTCGATGCCACCTTGGTATCGAGCTTCTTCTCGCGGATCAGTTTCGACATCGCGAGCGCATCGTCCACCGAACCACCCGGCGAGTTGAGGGCGACGGTTCTCACATATTCGCCGCGCGCTTCGATCTCCTCGGCGAAGCGCGAACCGGCGCCGAGGTCGATCGTGCCCTCGGCGAACAGGACGCCGCCGGATCGGAGATCGAACATCATCGGCTGGCGCAGCACTTCGTCAGAGCTTCCCGGTTGGACTGGCGGGCCGTTTGGCGCAGCCTCGGTCAATGCCGGGGGCAGGACCGGCCGATCCTCGAGCATCGGATCGAAACCGGGCAGTCCGGCATTCATCGCCGAGATTTCGCGCAGGTCGATCAGCAGGAAGACCCCCGCGGCCGCCAGCATTGCGAAGAAGGCGCCGCGCATCAGCACACCGTCGTCGATCCGGACCAGCGCCTTGATCGCTTCATCGATCCTCATGCGACCGATCCTTTGCACGCGTCCTCGGGTCGAGGCTGGTGATGTTGTTCGGCTCCTCCGCTTCCGCCTGAGCGACTACGTCGCCGAGTTGCCCGCCATTCGCCGTCACGGCGCGCTGCACTTCCAAGGCCTGCAGGAGCTCGGCCGCCGTGATGCGCTCGGCAAAGGGCAGTTTCTCCTCCTGCTTGCGGATGGCGCTGTGAACCGCGGCCAGAATGAAGACCAGCACCCCCGGCAGCAGGTCGATGGAAATGGCGCCTGCCCAGGCGGGAATGAAATCGGTCGCATAGCGTAGTACCGCCTCGGCGGATGAAAGCGGAACGAAACGCCGCTCCGCCACCGGCGCACGCGCCAGTATTTCGTCAGCCGCTTCGGAGAGGACCTTAGATTGCGCCGCCACCGAGGCTCGGACAGTCTCCATCACCCGGTCCTGGCGATTGACGAGATCGGCATCGCCGCCGTCGGCCACGGGTGCGATGAAGCCGAGCGACAGGTCGTCTGCGGCACGGCGGATCGAAGGCGCGATCGAAGTCTGTCCGAGCGACGTTATGACGCCTGTGAGCGCCACCACTTCCGAGGAGAACTGATCGGCACGTGGTGCGACCGCACCCGGCGCGGAAACCAGCGTCCGCATCGTCTCGAGCCGCTTCTGCCCCTGGTTGAAAAGTATCGTCACCTGTTCGCGGGAGGCGTTGATCCCGTTTTCCAGATCCTTCATCTGCGCCGACATTTGCGACAGAAGCTGCACCACGCTTCCGGACCCCGTCGTGCCGGTGAGCGCTCCCGATTGCCGCTCCGAAGCGGCAAGCTGGGCGAAGCGTTCGGACGCGCGCTGGATATCGGGCAGCAGGCTCTGGGCCGCAAGCGCGTTCTGATGCGCCTGGTCCAGGTCGGCAGTATAATCCTCCACCGTTTCCGCAAGATGCTGTTCGAGCGCGGCGGAACCTGCCAGTGCCGCCGCATTGAGCCAGCTCGACATGGCGATGATCATAGCCGCACCCAGAGCCATCACGCCCAGCATGGCGGCCCGGCCCGTATGGTGGGTCACATGCGGATAGAAGCGGGCCATATAGGACCAGAAGGCGTAGATACCGACGGAAACCGAGGCCGAGTAGATGATCGCCGCGAAGAAGACCGACGTCGGGGAGCCGTCGAGAATGCTGCGAACGCCGAGATAGGTATAGACGCCCGAGGCAAGCGCCAGCACCGCAAGTGCAAAACGCGTCATGGTTTCCACGGCCGCAACACCGTCATGCAAACGTTGGGATGCGCCGAGGGCCATGAGCACCATCTCCTCAGAGGAATGTATTCCTTAACAGAGAATGAAGAAACGGGCGGAATAA
The genomic region above belongs to Sinorhizobium meliloti and contains:
- a CDS encoding ABC transporter substrate-binding protein produces the protein MGLVKLAAAALAAGATFFAFSAQADGNLNLICSADVVICEQMKGAFEKKTGISVNMVRLSSGETYAKIRAEARNPKTDIWWAGTGDPHLQAASEGLTLEYKSPMLGELHEWAVKQAESADYRTVGVYAGALGWGYNTEIFKQKNLKEPKCWADLLDPSFKGEVQIANPNSSGTAYTALATLVQIMGEDEAFDYLKKLNANVSQYTKSGSAPVKAAARGETAIGIVFMHDAVAQTVEGFPVKSVAPCEGTGYEIGSMSIIKGAKNLESAKKWYDWALSADVQSSMKEAKSFQLPSNKTAKVPEEAPKFEDIKLIDYDFKTYGDPAKRKELLERWDREIGAAAN
- a CDS encoding iron ABC transporter permease, encoding MKTHNRRLDIALALGLAAFVLLPWYRIDGGFFGFGWLSAFPEEPAAAPGLLQIASFGKWWLILPALAMMVAAAARLIGDPARRGSFLAWTGAGGIAVLALQGLAIGFSGWNWTISEALFGALADGQPSMGAGAVLAALVFVLLFAFGLAERGVMKGDAFVVSAISMLVFLVAVFVFYPVGSMLVGAFQDFDGSFNPEGFTRNIVDPSIWSLDCVVGGGRCGIAWRTFWLAVMTAGGSTILGLAFALVATRTGFRYKRSLRLLTVLPIITPPFVVGLALTLLFGRSGVITEALSTLIGVEPGRWLYGLTGIWIAQVLSFTPISFLVLIGVAEGVSPSMEEASQTLRADRWRTFWRISLPLMKPGLANAFLIGFIESMADFGNPLVLGGSHGVLSTEIFFAVVGSQNDPSRAAVLAIILLCFTLTAFLAQRFWLSGKSFATVTGKGDSGSHAALPRTVSIAVHALVIPWALFTLVVYGMILVGGFVKTWGLDNSLTLTHYVKAFSVEFRDGGIAWTGVAWNSFWTTMEIALISAPLTAAVGLLTAYLIVRQRFAGRELFEFALMMSFAIPGTVIGISYIMAFNLPPLEMTGSALILVACFVFRNMPVGVRGGVAAMSQLDRSLDEASLTLRADSFRTIRKIILPLLRPAITAALVYSFVRAITSISAVIFLVSAEYNMATAYIVGLVENGEYGVAIAYSSMLIVVMISVIACFQLVVGERRLRRENRVQAVARAPAPLPQEKTA
- a CDS encoding ABC transporter ATP-binding protein, whose protein sequence is MTVVAPGSVVFRNICKKFGVFTAIPDLSLTIEPGTLVTLLGPSGCGKTTTLRMLAGLEHPTSGRILIGGKDVTMLPANERDVSMVFQSYALFPHMNALDNVAYGLESSGMKRKEARERAEEGLALVGLPGMGQRLPAELSGGQQQRVAVARALVLEPQVLLLDEPLSNLDARLRRRVRTEIRELQQRLGFTAVYVTHDQDEALAVSDRIIVMKDGSIAQEGAPRELYETPASAFIADFMGEANVVACDVIDVDGHEATIRVERLTHRVSGRGMRPGPAKLAVRPNAITLEPSAAGSFSGEITHTAYLGDHVEYEVKTAAGTLFVVDPAVERALAPQTNVAIAFKERGIALING
- a CDS encoding inositol monophosphatase family protein, whose amino-acid sequence is MTSHVVPGLEARLALAETIGREAGAMALDFFARRETLIIETKRDPQDLVSIADREVENLIRDRIAEAYPDDGVLGEEYGLVPGRSGFTWAVDPIDGTSPFVNGMPNWCVSIALVHAGIPVVGVIAAPSHGELYAAALGLGARLNGKALTLDGSRTIRNHVTGLGANNYVKPAFVGQMVENLLEAGGTFMRNGSGALMLAYVAAGRLVGYYEPYMHAWDCLAGYCLVQEAGGWHLPFPTEGESLTRGSIVLAAAPGAVDDLRKLAGV
- a CDS encoding potassium channel family protein; the protein is MDMTDQLRAHSKLNSTRLALQRLERGRDPWALRWQALLAIIDLSILAFFILGPYLRAGPSYLIIDYIIAAWIGCELIARALAAPSTERFLRRPMTWIDVVILGTLLFPDLLFNFAFLRVMRIWAIGKSPLLLEGLRRAGWLHLQDVFRACLNFLVFLFVVTGFVYTTFFYHREGGEGFVDALYFTVATITTTGFGDITLPGTLGKLTSVITMIVGISLFVRLAQAVVRPYKVSFPCPQCGLQRHDTDAVHCKACGHLLNIPDEGD